A window of Longispora fulva contains these coding sequences:
- a CDS encoding Uma2 family endonuclease, with product MTTGWTDALAADARDAQTLRRILADPTNPEVYPDSIPHELVNGAIIVTPPAGPTHGSLLVLLGTHLRRQVPRDLWLGIDTWLYLDRQNHPAPDLMLCPRPDSEMKRPAEALLVLEILSPATADRDRGEKRAVYARHAIPSYLIVDPEPLTITELRLDGETYVERQSATAPGIFTTEAPCPLTINLGSLARELAAW from the coding sequence GTGACCACAGGATGGACTGACGCGCTGGCCGCCGACGCCCGGGACGCCCAGACCCTCCGCCGGATCCTCGCCGATCCGACGAATCCGGAGGTCTATCCGGACTCCATCCCGCACGAGCTGGTCAACGGAGCGATCATCGTGACGCCACCGGCAGGACCCACGCACGGCTCCCTGCTCGTCCTCCTCGGCACCCACCTCCGCCGCCAGGTCCCCCGCGACCTCTGGCTCGGCATCGACACCTGGCTCTACCTGGACCGGCAGAACCACCCGGCCCCGGACCTGATGCTGTGCCCCCGGCCGGACAGCGAGATGAAGCGGCCGGCCGAGGCGCTGCTCGTGCTGGAGATCCTGTCCCCGGCGACGGCCGACCGCGACCGGGGCGAGAAGCGCGCGGTGTACGCCCGGCACGCCATCCCCAGCTACCTGATCGTGGATCCGGAGCCGCTGACCATCACCGAGCTGCGGCTGGACGGCGAGACCTATGTGGAGCGCCAGTCCGCGACGGCGCCGGGCATCTTCACCACCGAGGCCCCGTGCCCGCTGACGATCAACCTGGGTTCCCTGGCCCGGGAGTTGGCCGCCTGGTGA